A stretch of DNA from Ovis aries strain OAR_USU_Benz2616 breed Rambouillet chromosome 14, ARS-UI_Ramb_v3.0, whole genome shotgun sequence:
TGGGGGATAGTTTGTTTAGGGTAATGGTGCTCTTTGGAAGGGAGGAAGTAGGGTGGTATACTTACAGGCGGTGGTCAAGGGAGGAGGGATTTCCAGGCCTAGCTCCTCTTGCTGCTCCCTCTGCTGGGAGTGCCTCATAGGGAAGGTTTTCTGTCTGGGATGTAAGCAGTCCTGGGAGAGGGGGGTCCCTGTGGGAGGTGAGTCTGAAGCTTTGGATGAGTGAGTTCCTATCAGATGGTGGGAAACAGGAACCTTCTACCTTGGTTATTTTTGTGACAAGGTGTTTTCTGTTGTGCTTTCAGCCGAAGCCTGCCCTATTTTTTATGGAGTCCTTACCACTGTATCCCTTGCATTACCACCACTATTTTTGAACGAAACCCTCGATTTGGTTGAAGCTACTGATGCAGAAAAAGTAGCACTAGAAAAAACCAAGGATTGCTTCACTGAGAATGGACTTGCAAACAGGTTGAATCATCTGAGAATCACGGTAATCTACTGTCCCCTAACCCTCACTCTGAGAACTCGTATGCGTAGTGCAGTATGCCACATGGTAAGAGATTATGCAGTCCTGGGATGTGTGACAGACAAGAGCTATTAACAGAGAACTACATAAGCCTTTGGTCCACCCTACAGCACCTGTAATGggccttcccagtggctcagtgttgaagaatccacatgcaatgcaggagacatgggttccatctctgggtcatttagatgccctggagtagggaatggcaacccattccagtcttcttgcccagaaaatcccatggacagaggagcctggcagattgcaaagagtcagactgaaacGACTGAGCTCTTGCGCCCCCACAGCACCTATAATATGCAAGCGCAGTCTGCCTGCACATCCAGCCTCTTGTTACTGAATATGTCTGTATCATGCCAatagggtcacagagagaggACTAATATCAGTGCAATGGGCCAAGTGTGTtgattcatgtgtgtgtgtgtgtgtgtgtgtgtgtgtgtgtttccttcgGTTTGGGAGCCAGCATTGGAGGAGTAGAATTTTAATCTTTGGCGAGAAAGGAAGCATTCAGCTCACACACGTGTAGTTTTGTCAGCTCTATTTTGGTGTAGGTAATTTACtccctaagtcatgcccaactctgcaatcccatggactctcgCCTCCCAGGTTcctgtgtctatgggattctccaggcaagaatcctgaaatgGGTGGCTAATCCTGAAATGGGTTGCTATATCATcttcagatcttcccaacccagggatcaaacccatgtctcctgcttggcaggcagattctttaccactgagccatctaggaagccccagCTCTATTTTAGGAATATTGAAAAGGAGCCCCTGCCTTTAGAGTCTCTTTTCAGCATGGGACTCCCTGGCTTTGTGAAGTTTCTGGCCTGTGATCCTATCACCTCTTTTTATTCCCACTCTGTTGGCCATTGCTTGGGCTGAGAGCCCCATTTCCACTGACATAGGCTCCATGTCTACAAGCCTGATTTTCCACTGTGGTGTTTCGGTGCCTGGGTCCTGAGGAGGCTTCTAGGTACCTGCGACTGCTCGCTTGAGCTAGCAATGT
This window harbors:
- the LOC105607568 gene encoding major allergen I polypeptide chain 2-like; the encoded protein is MKGALLVLALLVTRELTFETREAEACPIFYGVLTTVSLALPPLFLNETLDLVEATDAEKVALEKTKDCFTENGLANRLNHLRITLSVIFSKDCTGYKLSSVVNAGLGLGLSLTSLLR